A stretch of the candidate division WOR-3 bacterium genome encodes the following:
- a CDS encoding DNA translocase FtsK 4TM domain-containing protein, whose product MGGFGTIISLVLLVAAIGILVFIARELDSAKKRKLSGIILVLLSILFILAQVSFLMYPSERYKNWCGLFGHYSSYGLFWLIGLYIFIIPALFGYAGYVLISDVKKQIGTRLLFFIPVGFIADTLLAMFLNTSVNGMRSGGILGYLISNFLASYFGQVGTYIILGFSIVVVVLMLVKEKVFPKIKIIQPAEEITKPPKKKKKKEPEPKPEQAPEAKAGAKPPPQIDFKEEFLKILQVPTQKYGVDTAQLQKESDILKRRLAEFDVTGEVVAVESGPVISRFEFQPDPGIKVNRIANLDNDLALALKATRIRVVAPIPGKSAVGIEVPNKERSLVYLKNGLVTDDFENHPSPLAIVLGEDITGQPVCEDIAVMPHMLVAGTTGSGKSVCINTLIASILYHSNPEDVRFLMIDPKRLELPMYNAIPHLLRRAITEPKEAVGELEKLVAVMEMRYRHFAREGVRDIDGYNEKMRKKGGKNKPYIVVVVDELADLMLTAPSEIEENITRLAQMSRAVGIHLVLATQRPSVDVITGLIKANFPCRIAFQVASKTDSRTILDMNGAESLLGRGDMLFLPPGKGTPVRLHGAYIAADEVSGIGQLIARMYLRELLSDVEGDLEEIVEAIVDEDLWTIFTNTNDVAFDEKRRALSNILAVEKIDEIIDAGYYPKLPETEIEEVVEEIETDMTVDTLFEEAARLVFRHQVASVSLLQRRLNLGYARAGRIVDQLEAAGIVEPFQGSKSRRVLVEREEELNEIIKKYTTT is encoded by the coding sequence GTGGGCGGTTTTGGCACAATCATATCGCTGGTCTTGCTCGTCGCAGCAATCGGCATACTAGTTTTCATTGCACGCGAATTGGATTCAGCGAAGAAAAGGAAACTTTCCGGCATCATTCTCGTACTCCTGTCGATTCTCTTCATTCTTGCGCAGGTGTCTTTCCTCATGTATCCGAGTGAACGATACAAGAACTGGTGCGGGCTTTTTGGTCATTATTCGTCTTATGGATTGTTCTGGCTCATCGGATTATATATATTTATCATCCCCGCCTTGTTCGGCTACGCCGGTTATGTTCTGATCTCAGACGTCAAGAAGCAGATCGGCACCCGGCTGCTGTTTTTCATCCCTGTCGGTTTCATTGCAGACACACTTCTGGCCATGTTCCTCAACACGAGTGTCAACGGCATGCGCAGCGGCGGCATTCTCGGGTATCTTATCAGTAATTTTCTGGCCAGCTATTTCGGTCAGGTGGGAACATATATCATCTTAGGCTTCAGCATCGTGGTAGTCGTATTGATGCTGGTCAAGGAGAAGGTCTTTCCAAAGATAAAAATTATCCAGCCGGCGGAGGAGATCACCAAGCCACCTAAGAAGAAGAAAAAGAAGGAACCAGAACCAAAGCCAGAACAGGCGCCGGAAGCTAAAGCTGGAGCAAAACCCCCGCCGCAGATCGATTTTAAAGAGGAATTCCTGAAGATACTACAAGTTCCGACACAAAAATACGGTGTGGACACAGCACAGCTACAGAAAGAGTCGGATATCCTCAAAAGACGCCTCGCCGAGTTCGACGTTACCGGCGAGGTTGTCGCAGTAGAATCAGGTCCTGTAATCTCGAGATTTGAATTCCAACCCGATCCCGGTATCAAAGTAAACCGTATCGCAAACCTCGACAATGACCTGGCACTCGCTCTGAAGGCTACCAGGATCCGGGTCGTTGCGCCGATCCCGGGGAAATCCGCGGTTGGAATCGAAGTCCCGAACAAAGAGAGAAGCCTGGTCTACCTGAAGAACGGTCTGGTGACTGACGATTTCGAAAACCATCCATCACCTTTGGCCATTGTTCTCGGCGAAGATATTACAGGCCAGCCCGTGTGTGAGGACATTGCGGTCATGCCGCATATGCTGGTCGCCGGGACAACTGGTTCCGGAAAGAGTGTCTGCATCAATACGCTGATCGCCAGCATCCTGTATCATTCGAACCCCGAGGATGTAAGGTTCCTGATGATCGACCCGAAGCGGCTGGAACTGCCAATGTACAATGCTATACCACACTTACTGCGCCGAGCAATAACAGAGCCGAAGGAAGCGGTCGGGGAATTGGAGAAGTTGGTCGCGGTCATGGAGATGCGCTACCGCCATTTTGCCCGTGAAGGAGTACGCGACATAGATGGCTACAATGAAAAAATGAGGAAAAAGGGAGGCAAGAATAAACCCTACATCGTCGTGGTGGTTGACGAACTCGCCGACCTTATGCTTACCGCACCGAGTGAAATCGAAGAGAACATCACGCGCCTTGCCCAGATGTCGAGAGCCGTGGGTATCCATCTTGTTTTGGCAACGCAAAGACCGTCGGTTGATGTCATTACCGGCCTGATCAAGGCAAACTTTCCATGCCGCATAGCGTTCCAGGTAGCGTCGAAAACCGATTCACGCACGATCCTTGATATGAACGGAGCGGAATCGCTCCTGGGGCGCGGGGACATGCTCTTCTTGCCGCCGGGGAAGGGAACACCAGTGAGGCTGCATGGCGCCTACATCGCCGCCGACGAGGTCAGCGGCATCGGTCAACTAATTGCCCGCATGTATCTGCGTGAACTACTGAGCGATGTCGAAGGCGACCTCGAAGAAATTGTGGAGGCGATCGTCGATGAAGATCTCTGGACAATATTCACTAACACAAACGATGTAGCATTCGATGAAAAACGCCGGGCACTTTCAAATATCCTCGCCGTTGAGAAAATCGACGAGATCATAGATGCGGGGTATTACCCCAAGCTGCCGGAAACCGAAATCGAAGAAGTTGTCGAGGAAATAGAAACAGATATGACCGTCGATACGCTATTTGAAGAAGCGGCGCGCCTCGTCTTCAGACACCAGGTCGCGTCTGTATCGCTGCTTCAGCGAAGGTTGAATCTCGGTTATGCACGGGCCGGACGTATTGTCGATCAGCTCGAGGCTGCAGGCATCGTCGAACCGTTCCAGGGAAGCAAGTCACGGAGGGTACTTGTCGAACGGGAAGAAGAGCTGAATGAAATAATAAAGAAGTATACTACTACTTGA
- a CDS encoding UbiA family prenyltransferase, with the protein MNKNIIERFIDRVESHSLGLAGFCVICWVFLRIFLEGIFESYHYIGFSPFSYKMLLTYFVHFPLFYFCLFLLLVIIISGLINEPVRNVTKTASIGLVIIVFVPLVDHFVGGGYAITYPLRLEPYLVNFLNPFVSLVDIGVSPGQRAAVFLISFLIGIYAFSKTRRPIRSIFMFLISLAVIILFGGLTTLLAVNHPESVYVPGGILYTDTQKYCALYMVLFSILAFVYLFLLNGKSARALLSTLRLERVSFYGGMAVFGFAVSLLQRGVVLEAGIFNYAGILTIFLSLAFGFWSLQVCNDLFDADIDRTVGKKNLVLSGITGEYYYSFLVFLFACALCCALIINFQAFLILLAYLVLGIVYSMPPVRLKRIPVVSTFVIAVAVCLCIGLGFSVYYGGRAFAGIPGRVLIPTLVGVTLGFIAKDIGHVEGDRSQGVITVPVLLYDRVRLPGRIPVAMLVSSSYLVYALFIPQSFPGALLCASITFLYTIAVKKTSEVFYFLMLYVFGGYLLYVLLSVLPF; encoded by the coding sequence ATGAACAAGAATATAATAGAACGTTTCATTGACAGAGTCGAGAGCCATTCCCTTGGACTGGCTGGCTTTTGCGTTATTTGTTGGGTTTTCCTGCGGATTTTTCTTGAGGGGATATTCGAATCCTATCACTACATTGGTTTTTCACCATTTTCATATAAGATGCTTCTGACCTATTTCGTACATTTCCCGCTATTCTATTTCTGTCTATTTCTTCTTTTGGTGATTATCATATCCGGGCTAATCAATGAACCTGTCAGAAATGTGACCAAGACTGCCAGCATCGGGCTCGTGATAATAGTATTTGTGCCACTAGTTGACCATTTTGTCGGTGGCGGATACGCGATCACCTATCCGCTCCGTTTGGAACCTTATCTTGTGAATTTCCTGAATCCTTTTGTTTCACTTGTCGACATCGGTGTGTCACCCGGACAGCGTGCTGCCGTGTTTTTGATATCTTTTCTGATCGGTATTTACGCTTTTTCGAAGACGAGAAGACCAATACGTTCCATCTTCATGTTCCTGATTAGTCTCGCGGTGATCATCCTATTCGGAGGGCTCACGACGCTACTGGCTGTCAACCACCCTGAATCTGTCTATGTCCCAGGCGGCATTCTCTATACAGATACTCAGAAATACTGTGCGTTGTACATGGTGCTTTTCTCAATACTTGCTTTTGTTTATTTGTTTTTGCTTAACGGAAAGTCTGCGAGAGCGTTACTCTCAACCTTACGGTTGGAGCGTGTTTCTTTCTATGGTGGAATGGCGGTCTTCGGGTTTGCGGTCTCTCTGCTACAGCGAGGTGTAGTACTAGAGGCAGGCATATTCAACTATGCCGGTATCTTGACGATATTTCTGAGCCTCGCTTTTGGATTTTGGAGCCTCCAGGTATGCAATGATCTCTTCGATGCAGATATCGACCGCACAGTTGGCAAGAAGAATCTTGTTCTGAGCGGTATCACGGGTGAGTACTATTATTCATTCCTTGTTTTTTTGTTTGCATGTGCCCTGTGCTGTGCTCTGATCATAAACTTCCAGGCTTTTCTTATCCTCCTTGCATATCTTGTGCTGGGGATCGTATATTCCATGCCTCCGGTACGGTTAAAAAGAATTCCTGTAGTTTCCACTTTTGTGATCGCTGTTGCCGTTTGCTTATGCATTGGCCTGGGTTTCTCTGTATACTATGGTGGTCGCGCATTCGCCGGGATCCCCGGCAGGGTGTTGATCCCGACCCTGGTCGGTGTAACACTTGGCTTTATTGCCAAAGATATTGGTCATGTGGAAGGTGACAGGTCTCAGGGAGTGATCACAGTACCCGTTCTGCTTTATGACCGCGTACGTTTGCCGGGTAGGATTCCTGTCGCTATGTTGGTTAGCTCCAGCTATTTGGTCTATGCCTTATTCATTCCGCAATCTTTTCCGGGTGCGCTTCTTTGTGCATCAATTACGTTCCTGTATACTATTGCTGTTAAGAAGACCAGTGAAGTATTCTATTTCTTAATGCTCTATGTTTTTGGTGGCTATCTGCTCTATGTGCTGTTAAGCGTATTGCCTTTTTGA
- a CDS encoding FG-GAP-like repeat-containing protein → MKKIGSIVIVFSLLCAVMYALEYIEFSNGLQNPQLEAGRTEVEFVDINADGNIDIISIGDHGSPYVNTQEHGIMVWFGDGAGNWDVYQNGNFGYGGIAAGDLNNDGYLDVGYGMHHNYSGNDLGDSILEAALGDGTGQNWLPWDDGISTGNPNQWGMFCTDFADVNNDGFLDLGANSFGAGDGVHIFLNNGDGTWNQCFGFLGGNSTMDFCFGDVNADGNVDFAVAHEYGTVYLGDGGGGFTVADGNLPSGSLLGREGPSLGDVDNDGDQDIAFCNSDGGVEVWAWQGDNTWADLSGLLPVTGSYEVTQLCDMNIDGFMDIIAFGSGTTRVWLGDGTGYWTADAILITPAPGDYGAFRIGGDADHNGYPDIAIIAEEGDTWSAINHLRFFKETSAADSLFVFPVYPRGSEVFRTGSVRYILWTCGVPAGQVAYLKLELSTSGLYGPWIMIADSVPDNGRYQFSVPEGVNSTSCYIRYTAVASIDTFTCTTAASFTISDGTGADSGDLYPKDTGSRISVTPSVSNTRFSVRISTSGQGVKRVVVYDRGGNSIRELLVVNGSGQFVVPWDRKDENGQFVAAGTYFVKIVGGESSLTAKLVVVD, encoded by the coding sequence ATGAAAAAGATTGGGTCGATAGTAATCGTCTTTTCGTTGCTTTGCGCGGTGATGTATGCCCTTGAATATATAGAGTTCTCTAATGGTCTCCAGAATCCACAGCTTGAAGCAGGGCGGACCGAGGTTGAATTCGTGGATATAAATGCAGACGGCAATATTGACATCATATCCATTGGAGATCATGGGTCACCGTATGTCAATACCCAGGAACACGGTATAATGGTCTGGTTTGGCGATGGTGCGGGTAATTGGGACGTATATCAAAACGGTAATTTTGGCTATGGTGGTATTGCGGCTGGTGACCTGAACAATGACGGGTACCTGGATGTAGGCTACGGAATGCATCACAACTATTCGGGTAACGATCTGGGTGATTCGATCCTCGAAGCTGCACTGGGAGATGGGACCGGTCAGAACTGGCTGCCGTGGGATGACGGCATCTCGACCGGCAATCCAAATCAGTGGGGAATGTTCTGCACCGATTTTGCCGACGTGAACAACGATGGTTTCCTTGATCTCGGTGCTAATTCCTTTGGTGCCGGCGATGGTGTGCATATTTTTCTTAATAACGGCGACGGCACCTGGAACCAGTGCTTTGGATTCCTGGGCGGGAATTCAACAATGGATTTCTGCTTTGGGGATGTCAATGCCGACGGCAACGTGGATTTTGCGGTTGCGCATGAATACGGCACGGTTTATCTGGGTGACGGTGGCGGCGGTTTCACGGTTGCTGATGGGAACTTGCCTTCGGGAAGCTTACTCGGCCGGGAAGGTCCCTCACTCGGGGATGTCGATAATGACGGAGATCAGGATATTGCCTTCTGTAATTCTGACGGCGGGGTGGAAGTATGGGCATGGCAGGGTGATAACACGTGGGCAGATCTTTCTGGTTTGTTACCTGTTACTGGATCTTATGAAGTCACACAATTATGTGATATGAATATTGACGGGTTCATGGATATTATTGCTTTCGGTTCAGGAACAACGCGGGTATGGTTAGGCGATGGCACCGGGTACTGGACGGCAGATGCAATCTTGATAACTCCTGCACCCGGCGACTACGGAGCCTTCCGCATTGGCGGAGATGCCGATCACAACGGATACCCGGATATTGCGATTATCGCCGAAGAGGGTGATACATGGAGCGCGATAAATCATTTGAGATTCTTCAAAGAAACGTCGGCTGCGGATAGTCTCTTCGTGTTCCCTGTTTACCCGCGAGGGAGTGAAGTTTTCAGAACGGGCTCGGTGCGCTACATCCTGTGGACTTGCGGAGTTCCGGCCGGTCAAGTCGCTTACCTGAAGCTTGAACTATCCACTTCCGGGCTGTACGGTCCCTGGATAATGATCGCGGACAGCGTGCCTGACAACGGTCGCTATCAGTTCTCAGTCCCCGAGGGTGTTAATTCCACCAGTTGCTACATTCGTTATACTGCGGTTGCATCGATCGACACATTCACCTGCACGACCGCAGCGTCGTTTACCATTTCCGACGGAACGGGAGCGGATTCAGGTGATCTCTACCCAAAAGATACTGGATCTAGGATCTCGGTCACACCATCGGTCAGCAACACACGCTTCTCTGTGCGCATTTCGACATCAGGCCAAGGTGTCAAACGCGTCGTTGTATATGACCGCGGCGGGAATTCAATCCGCGAGCTGCTCGTGGTGAACGGTTCCGGCCAATTTGTAGTACCATGGGACCGAAAAGACGAAAATGGACAATTCGTAGCGGCGGGTACTTACTTTGTCAAGATAGTTGGTGGTGAGAGTAGTCTGACGGCTAAACTTGTTGTGGTTGATTGA
- a CDS encoding DUF362 domain-containing protein, translating to MAIVYLMELQKKYNEDVLKVFDRLVDTAEGMKVVQKKSPTAVKLHVGESGNVNYVNPRYVNRLADLIGEAGGKTFLTDTTTLYAGRRFRADLHIVLAREHGFDFAPMIIADGLYGDEYVDIDGAKIASLFGHIDSMFCVSHFKGHLNCGFGGALKNLGMGCSAKGGKLEMHSKSKPYIDDARCTQCLTCFDYCIHDAILNENDKVKVDKKACTGCAGCMSVCPEGAIRFSWDAVSSDIQEGIARYAASAVKDKKIFYLNFLMNVSPNCDCFHTSEPMISSDVGILASYDPVSIDQACYDLVKDAIDKLHPELDPSEQLHFAEQFGAGERKYEIKSI from the coding sequence ATGGCGATTGTATATTTGATGGAACTGCAGAAAAAGTACAACGAGGATGTGCTCAAGGTATTTGACCGTCTCGTGGACACCGCAGAAGGCATGAAGGTGGTTCAAAAGAAATCACCAACCGCTGTGAAACTACACGTTGGTGAATCCGGCAATGTCAACTATGTCAATCCGAGGTATGTGAATCGGCTGGCCGATCTGATCGGTGAAGCTGGGGGCAAGACTTTCCTTACCGATACGACAACGCTTTACGCAGGGCGCCGGTTTAGGGCTGATCTGCATATCGTCCTCGCCCGTGAGCATGGATTTGATTTTGCGCCGATGATCATTGCCGACGGTCTTTATGGGGATGAATATGTCGATATCGATGGTGCAAAGATCGCCAGCCTGTTCGGACATATCGATTCTATGTTCTGTGTTTCACATTTTAAGGGTCATCTCAATTGTGGTTTTGGCGGAGCTCTGAAGAATCTCGGTATGGGTTGTAGTGCAAAGGGTGGCAAATTGGAAATGCACTCGAAGTCGAAACCCTACATCGATGACGCGCGTTGTACGCAGTGCTTGACCTGCTTCGACTACTGTATACACGATGCCATTCTCAACGAAAACGACAAGGTAAAGGTCGATAAAAAGGCCTGCACGGGATGCGCGGGCTGCATGTCGGTCTGCCCGGAAGGAGCGATCCGGTTCTCCTGGGATGCAGTATCATCAGACATTCAGGAGGGTATTGCGAGATACGCGGCAAGTGCCGTCAAAGACAAAAAGATATTTTATCTGAATTTCTTGATGAATGTTTCACCGAATTGTGATTGCTTCCACACCAGCGAACCGATGATTTCGTCGGATGTTGGCATTCTTGCGTCTTACGACCCGGTCAGTATTGATCAAGCATGTTACGATCTTGTTAAGGATGCCATCGATAAACTTCACCCTGAACTTGAT